The DNA region AGGAACACTTAGCTAAGTTTAGAATTTTATGCTATTAAAGCCAATTCGACAATATTCTGCACATTTATTGGTAATCCAACATTTTTATGACTTCATTATAGCATAATAAATTCATTAATTCTACTTAAATTTTACATATTTACAGTTATTAATTATATTTTTTATTTTAAAATTCAAATTTTATATGTTAAAAATTAATCTTATGATAATATTTTACAAATACATAAGCTATTTTTTAATTTTTTAATTTTTTAATTATAAACTATACATATTTTTTCCAATTAGTTAATATATAAAAAAGGCTCACCATATCCTGTTGATTATACAAAAGTATTTTATCTTTTTTCTCCTCAGGTATTCTGCTGAAATAATCTTTATCCTTTATAATTTTACTAATGGTCTTAGCTAAATTAGAACCACTTATAACCGCACTTTCTCTTTCTATTTCAAATATTTTCTCTAAATTTTTAAGTCCTATACATATAGGCTTTTTATATACATAGTGCTCTAAATCAAAAAACAGGGCATTTTTGTACAACGTATCATTATATTCAATGCTTAATGCTAAACTATTATGAATTTTTTCAACTTTTATGATGTTATTTTTTATAATAACCATACACTATTTTCTAAAACAAAAACTTATACTATTTATTATCCTTATTATTATATCTCACTATAGAGCCAATACAAATACATAACAAAAAAACATCAATAAATATTCCCTATAAAATAATCCACTTTAAAAATACAATAATTGCTGTCCTCATAAACCACAGATAAATTTTTATAACCATTTAAAATTCCATAGATTGAATAGGATTTATTTACCAGTATATATTTTATATTGTACTTATTAATAAGATCCTGTGGATCATATAAATCTATAAAAGCGTGCATAAAGTCATAGAAGGCATTTGTATCCTTATTAAAGCTAGGGAGAAATAAATCTGCCCTACTATCTACAAAGGTTGGTATCCCTCTAAAAATTAAGTATTGGCTGTCATTATAGTGACTTAAAAGATGACTGTATTTTATTTCAGGATGTTTGTTTATATAGTCAACTGCTTGTACAGGACAATCTGAAGCACTTATTCTAAATATTTTCATTCCATTTTTGAAAAAGTCATAACAGTATGATCCATTAGGGATAATTATTGCTAACTCTATTGCTATAATTATTATACTTTTTATTAGTGTGCCCTTAAAAAATCCAATCTTTGATTTGATATATTCTATAATTTCATTGTGAACTATGTACCTTTCAATAAACTCATTTAATGCAGGCTTTATGTAGGGAGATATTATTGGCAATGCTAAAATAGGTAAAAATATTATTTGCCTTACAGCGGAAATAGACAATATTATGAAGCTTCCAGAAAATAAAATGTCTTTAAGCTTTACTTTACCGAGGATGTAGATAAATACAATAAAAATTATTATTGCCAGTGAAAACTTCAAATCATATATTTGAGTAACTTTCCATTCGTTTATGTACTGCTTTTGCAGATGCATTTCACTCATGGATCTAATAGTATATAAATATATGCCATATGTATAGGGGTTCACAAATACTCCTACAAGTACGGCTGCAAAATACTTATAATTCTTAAATAGAGTATAGTAGGCAAATACAATTATATATATAGGATAAACACCACCATGAAAGTTTATGCCTAAAATAACTACAAATATGGCAGCTATATATCTATTCTTTTCCAGCAAAATACAGGTAACAGGTATGAGTAATAATGATACAATTATAGGTCTAAAGGCGAGGGATACCTCACTTCCAAACATAATTATGTAAGAACCCATGCAAATGAGAGCTATCCATTTACTTTTACTTCTTATTTCTAAAAGCTTGTAGAGCATAAAGGAAATCAATGTATTCATTATTCCCATAAATATAGCTGCTGATAAGAAACCATGAATAGAGTAAATTAAATATGAAAGAACCCCAAATAACCATTCATGGCTAGTCCATTGAAGGTTCTTAGACATGCCATACCAAGAAAATATATCATGATAGGGTATAGTTCTATTTTTTATAATGTATTCTCCTACTTTAATGTGCCAAAAGCCATCATTCATAATCTTAAAGCTAATGCCATATATGAAGGCTATAAAGAGACACAGCAAAAAAAAGAAATTAAATATACATTCTTCATATTTGTGTATAAATTCATTTACCATTGTAAACCACGTTTTTTTCTCTATGCTTTCCATAAATAATTTCCTTTCGCCTTAAATTTTTTATATTATTGACATATATCCTAAAAT from Clostridium pasteurianum BC1 includes:
- a CDS encoding ribonuclease H-like domain-containing protein, whose amino-acid sequence is MVIIKNNIIKVEKIHNSLALSIEYNDTLYKNALFFDLEHYVYKKPICIGLKNLEKIFEIERESAVISGSNLAKTISKIIKDKDYFSRIPEEKKDKILLYNQQDMVSLFYILTNWKKYV